One genomic region from Curtobacterium sp. 9128 encodes:
- a CDS encoding 3-oxoacyl-[acyl-carrier-protein] synthase III C-terminal domain-containing protein produces MPEGASEMAWNIGDEGFEMVLSTAVPKLVGATVAEAVAPLLDGPAADVPVWAVHPGGRAILDRTQDALGLSDSAMASSRAVLREHGNMSSATVLFVLRDAFDAGITDGAPVIALAFGPGLTVESARLTAVGTGVTDATRTTDATRTTDAVDAVALATGRA; encoded by the coding sequence GTGCCGGAGGGCGCGTCGGAGATGGCGTGGAACATCGGTGACGAGGGCTTCGAGATGGTCCTCAGCACCGCGGTGCCGAAGCTCGTCGGAGCGACCGTCGCCGAGGCGGTCGCGCCCCTGCTGGACGGACCAGCGGCGGACGTCCCCGTGTGGGCGGTGCACCCCGGTGGCCGCGCGATCCTCGACCGGACGCAGGACGCACTCGGGTTGTCCGACAGCGCCATGGCGAGCAGCAGGGCGGTGCTGCGCGAGCACGGGAACATGTCGAGTGCGACGGTGCTGTTCGTGCTGCGGGACGCGTTCGATGCCGGGATCACGGATGGTGCGCCCGTCATCGCGCTGGCGTTCGGCCCGGGCCTGACCGTCGAGAGTGCACGCCTCACCGCAGTCGGGACCGGCGTGACGGACGCGACCCGGACGACGGACGCGACCCGGACGACGGACGCGGTCGATGCGGTGGCACTCGCCACGGGGCGGGCGTGA
- a CDS encoding methyltransferase domain-containing protein: MSRRAGGGQGLPAVDLRLRDLELRELMDDPDCDPRALARTFRRFAVVNSLVSGWRAAWRTHVVPALPASGRGRVLDLGCGGGDLARALVRWAASDGFDIEVVGVDPDPRAIVAATRSVPRGVSFREQSSGDLVAAGERFDVVVSNHVLHHLGDEERAGFLGDSERLAATRSLHSDIRRSASAYRAYALGSVLVAAGTFVRVDGLRSIRRSFTLPELRTALPTGWRAESAAPHRVLAIHDA; the protein is encoded by the coding sequence GTGAGCAGGCGGGCCGGAGGTGGGCAGGGCCTCCCGGCAGTGGACCTGCGCCTTCGCGACCTGGAGCTCCGCGAACTCATGGACGACCCCGACTGCGACCCGCGGGCCCTGGCGCGGACGTTCCGGCGGTTCGCCGTCGTGAACTCGCTGGTCAGCGGGTGGCGCGCCGCGTGGCGGACCCACGTCGTGCCCGCGTTGCCGGCGAGCGGCCGCGGACGGGTGCTCGATCTCGGGTGCGGCGGCGGCGACCTCGCGAGGGCGCTCGTGCGCTGGGCGGCGAGTGACGGGTTCGACATCGAGGTCGTCGGGGTGGACCCGGATCCACGGGCGATCGTCGCGGCGACGCGCTCCGTCCCTCGTGGCGTGTCCTTCCGCGAGCAGTCGAGCGGTGACCTGGTGGCAGCGGGGGAGCGCTTCGACGTCGTCGTGTCGAACCACGTGCTGCACCACCTCGGGGACGAGGAGCGTGCGGGCTTCCTCGGTGACTCGGAGCGGCTCGCGGCGACCAGGAGCCTGCACTCGGACATCCGGCGGTCGGCGTCGGCGTACCGGGCGTACGCGCTCGGATCGGTGCTCGTCGCTGCCGGGACGTTCGTGCGCGTGGACGGGCTGCGCTCCATCCGTCGGAGCTTCACGCTGCCGGAACTCCGGACGGCGCTGCCGACGGGGTGGCGGGCGGAGTCGGCGGCTCCGCACCGGGTGCTCGCCATCCACGACGCCTGA
- a CDS encoding BadF/BadG/BcrA/BcrD ATPase family protein has product MGGLSRTGEADPGRASSPVIGLPDAGRATDVVLAVDGGGSKTDVVAIGLDGSLVAHARGPGSNPQTRGWNLAGPIIDGVRARVLRELGGRRIRTTHVYLAGLDLHDELVAATAALAHWDEDGGAPDVLDNDLFALLRAGTLSPDAAAVVCGTGINALAVRADGETSRFPAIGDVSGDWGGGAYLGNRALWHAARADDGRGPATALVDAVPAALGLGSVREVTEAIHFGRLDERVFNRLCPVLFEVAGAGDVVAAGVVARQAEEIVLLASVALGRLGLGGSASSPVPVVLGGGVLAARHPLLVDAVVSGLAARVPGAVPTWVTAPPVLGAGFAALESVGAGAPALERYRAAVLSRSFASTAALPLA; this is encoded by the coding sequence GTGGGCGGGCTGAGCCGGACCGGCGAGGCGGACCCGGGCCGAGCCTCCAGTCCGGTGATCGGTCTGCCGGACGCGGGCCGCGCGACGGACGTGGTGCTCGCGGTCGACGGCGGCGGCAGCAAGACCGACGTCGTCGCGATCGGGCTGGACGGGTCGCTCGTCGCGCACGCGCGTGGGCCAGGCTCGAACCCGCAGACCCGCGGGTGGAACCTCGCAGGCCCGATCATCGACGGGGTCCGTGCACGGGTGCTCCGGGAGCTCGGTGGCCGGCGGATCCGGACGACGCACGTGTACCTCGCCGGGCTCGACCTGCACGACGAACTCGTCGCGGCGACCGCGGCGCTCGCGCACTGGGACGAGGACGGCGGCGCGCCGGACGTCCTCGACAACGACCTGTTCGCGCTGCTGCGGGCCGGCACGCTGTCGCCGGACGCAGCCGCCGTCGTGTGTGGCACCGGCATCAACGCGCTCGCGGTCCGTGCCGACGGGGAGACCTCGCGCTTCCCGGCGATCGGCGACGTGTCCGGCGACTGGGGCGGCGGGGCGTACCTCGGCAACCGGGCGCTGTGGCACGCGGCCCGTGCGGACGACGGGCGCGGACCGGCCACGGCGCTCGTGGACGCGGTGCCTGCGGCACTCGGGCTCGGGTCCGTCCGCGAGGTCACCGAGGCGATCCACTTCGGCCGGCTCGACGAACGCGTGTTCAACCGGCTCTGCCCCGTGCTGTTCGAGGTCGCCGGTGCCGGGGACGTCGTCGCTGCCGGGGTCGTCGCGCGGCAGGCGGAGGAGATCGTGCTGCTGGCGTCGGTGGCGCTCGGGCGACTCGGCCTCGGCGGATCGGCATCGTCGCCGGTGCCCGTCGTGCTCGGCGGCGGGGTGCTCGCTGCCCGGCACCCGCTCCTCGTCGACGCGGTCGTGTCCGGGCTCGCCGCGCGGGTGCCGGGTGCCGTGCCGACGTGGGTCACCGCTCCCCCGGTGCTCGGTGCCGGGTTCGCGGCGCTCGAGTCCGTCGGGGCGGGGGCGCCTGCGCTCGAGCGGTACCGGGCCGCGGTGCTGTCCCGTTCGTTCGCGAGCACGGCGGCGCTGCCGCTGGCGTAG